A stretch of Ligilactobacillus faecis DNA encodes these proteins:
- a CDS encoding universal stress protein — MLQRYKNILVPVDGSHESELAFKKAVAVAKRNGADTNLHLVHVVDTRAFQNISSFDTAMVEQVTETAKKTMEGYVKEAKEEGLQNISYSVEYGAPKAVIAKDLPEEKHIDLIMIGATGLNAVERLLIGSVTEYVTRTATCDVLVVRTDLENKPALKKTKPKK, encoded by the coding sequence ATGTTACAAAGATACAAAAACATTCTCGTGCCAGTTGATGGTTCGCATGAATCTGAATTAGCTTTCAAAAAAGCAGTCGCAGTTGCTAAACGTAATGGTGCTGACACGAATCTTCATCTCGTTCATGTTGTTGATACACGTGCTTTCCAAAATATCTCCAGTTTTGATACGGCTATGGTCGAACAAGTAACTGAAACAGCGAAGAAAACGATGGAAGGCTATGTCAAAGAAGCTAAAGAAGAAGGTTTACAAAACATCTCTTACTCAGTCGAATACGGAGCTCCAAAGGCCGTGATCGCTAAGGATCTACCTGAAGAAAAGCATATCGATCTGATCATGATCGGGGCTACGGGTCTAAACGCGGTCGAACGTCTTTTGATCGGTTCTGTAACTGAATACGTAACTCGAACAGCAACTTGTGACGTTTTAGTCGTAAGAACAGACTTAGAAAATAAGCCGGCTTTGAAGAAGACTAAGCCTAAAAAATAA
- a CDS encoding MFS transporter → MFVGISISVDGYPNYLRYQKWLVVLGIVLYIPFVASNVINTALPGYVQEHLHGNSVNYGAIDTMYGIGACLAGFLLPLLAKRITENKLIVTFLFSALILGGILVLNQSLVMTAGYIFALGLVGPAVRTIVYTKAMQIVPEHLLSSLVSFWNFINLICQFIANYFVGKIMDGVGAQWGFSVYALLMLVGLSLFFSIQSNYSRGSRDT, encoded by the coding sequence GTGTTTGTAGGAATATCCATATCAGTTGACGGATACCCTAATTATTTACGTTATCAAAAGTGGCTCGTAGTTTTAGGAATTGTATTATATATACCTTTTGTAGCATCAAACGTAATTAATACTGCGCTACCAGGATATGTGCAAGAGCATTTACATGGAAATTCGGTCAACTATGGGGCAATAGATACAATGTATGGTATCGGTGCTTGTTTAGCCGGTTTTCTATTACCCTTATTAGCTAAGAGGATAACAGAAAACAAATTGATCGTAACCTTTTTATTTAGTGCTTTGATCTTAGGTGGTATTTTAGTATTGAATCAGAGTCTAGTGATGACGGCAGGATATATCTTTGCATTGGGGTTAGTTGGACCTGCAGTTCGAACTATTGTCTATACGAAAGCTATGCAGATAGTTCCAGAACATCTACTGAGTTCTTTAGTTTCATTTTGGAATTTCATTAATTTGATCTGTCAATTCATCGCCAATTATTTTGTCGGGAAGATCATGGATGGAGTTGGAGCACAATGGGGTTTTAGCGTGTATGCCTTACTGATGTTGGTAGGCTTGAGCTTATTTTTTAGTATCCAAAGTAACTATTCACGTGGCTCAAGAGACACTTGA